In one Oscillospiraceae bacterium genomic region, the following are encoded:
- a CDS encoding UDP-galactopyranose mutase has translation MKQYDCLIIGAGFAGAVCARELAERGGKRVLVLERRDHVAGNAYDLPDEHGVVIHQYGPHIFHTGDKRVFDYLSRFTSWRDYQHRVVADVHGTLMPVPFNLTSLELAFGAERAAALEEKLLAAYGAGRKVTILELRQNADPEIAALADYVYENVFLHYTMKQWGQTPEEIDPNTTARVPVFLSRDDRYFQDPYQGMPLEGYTALFRRLLDHPNITVELGVDALERMELGEDGIKLDGEDFGGAVVYTGAADELFGCRFGRLPYRTLDFLFESYGREWYQTHGTVNYTVSEPWTRITEFKHLTGQDLPQWTTIAKEISRAYTGAPGETPYYAVISPENNALYERYRDLAGRCPGLHLLGRLAEYRYYNMDAIVHRALALCDELV, from the coding sequence ATGAAGCAATACGACTGCCTGATCATCGGCGCGGGCTTTGCCGGGGCGGTGTGCGCCCGGGAGCTGGCCGAGCGGGGCGGCAAGCGGGTGCTGGTGCTGGAGCGCCGGGATCACGTGGCGGGCAACGCCTACGACCTGCCCGACGAACACGGCGTGGTAATCCACCAGTACGGCCCCCACATTTTCCACACGGGGGACAAGCGGGTGTTCGACTACCTCTCCCGCTTCACAAGCTGGCGGGACTACCAGCACCGGGTGGTGGCCGACGTGCACGGCACGCTGATGCCGGTGCCCTTCAACCTGACCTCCCTGGAGCTGGCCTTCGGCGCGGAGCGGGCGGCGGCGCTGGAGGAAAAGCTGCTGGCGGCCTACGGGGCCGGGCGCAAGGTGACGATTCTGGAGCTGCGGCAGAACGCCGACCCGGAGATCGCCGCCCTGGCCGACTATGTGTACGAGAACGTATTCCTCCACTACACCATGAAGCAGTGGGGCCAGACCCCGGAGGAGATCGACCCCAACACCACCGCCCGGGTGCCGGTGTTCCTCTCCAGGGACGACCGCTACTTCCAGGACCCCTACCAGGGTATGCCCCTGGAGGGCTACACCGCCCTGTTCCGGCGCCTGCTGGACCACCCCAATATCACGGTGGAGCTGGGAGTGGACGCGCTGGAGCGGATGGAGCTGGGCGAGGACGGGATCAAGCTGGACGGCGAGGACTTCGGCGGCGCGGTCGTTTATACCGGCGCGGCGGACGAGCTCTTCGGCTGCCGCTTCGGCCGCCTGCCCTACCGCACCCTGGACTTCCTGTTTGAGAGCTACGGGCGGGAGTGGTACCAGACCCACGGCACCGTGAACTACACCGTCAGCGAGCCCTGGACCCGCATCACCGAGTTCAAGCACCTGACGGGACAGGACCTGCCCCAATGGACCACCATCGCCAAGGAGATCTCCCGGGCCTATACCGGCGCGCCGGGGGAGACCCCCTACTACGCGGTTATCAGCCCGGAGAACAACGCCCTGTACGAGCGCTACCGGGACCTGGCGGGGCGCTGCCCCGGCCTGCACCTGCTGGGGCGGCTGGCGGAGTACCGCTACTACAATATGGACGCCATCGTGCACAGGGCCCTGGCGCTGTGCGACGA